The following coding sequences lie in one Silvibacterium dinghuense genomic window:
- a CDS encoding D-tagatose-bisphosphate aldolase, class II, non-catalytic subunit, which yields MSQLLQQLLKERNEPGKARGIYSVCSAHPWVIRASMQQAIADGSPLLIEATSNQVNQDGGYTGMRPKDFRKLVEELAAEEGLALDRIILGGDHLGPNPWQNLPAEEAMRRAEAMVAEYAAAGFRKIHLDASMACADDVSPLPTAVVAERAARLCRAAEKAATGEKPGYIFGTEVPVPGGATESLNGLEVTRLKDAEETWRIHREVFHAHGLDDAWERMLGMVVQPGVEFNHDSVVNYDRAKAVTLTSLLDRAHGLVFEAHSTDYQRPDLYRALVEDGFAILKVGPALTFAMREALFALAAIEKELVPPEESSRLPEVMEEVMLAHPKNWSSHYHGNTKEQKLLRRYSYSDRIRYYWNDPDAERAVELLMRNLRAVTLPETLLSAYLPLEYREVRQGVLQAEPEAIVLRQIRRALEPYAAACFG from the coding sequence ATGTCGCAGCTATTGCAACAGCTTTTGAAAGAGCGGAATGAGCCCGGGAAGGCGCGCGGTATCTATTCCGTATGTTCGGCGCATCCATGGGTGATCCGTGCATCCATGCAGCAGGCGATTGCCGACGGCAGTCCGTTGTTGATTGAAGCGACTTCAAATCAGGTGAACCAGGATGGCGGTTATACCGGTATGCGGCCGAAGGATTTTCGCAAGCTGGTAGAAGAGCTTGCCGCGGAAGAAGGCCTCGCGCTCGACCGGATTATTCTTGGCGGCGATCATCTCGGGCCGAATCCATGGCAGAACCTGCCTGCGGAAGAGGCAATGAGGCGTGCTGAGGCTATGGTCGCGGAGTATGCAGCTGCCGGCTTCCGCAAAATCCATCTCGATGCCAGCATGGCCTGTGCCGATGATGTGTCTCCTCTGCCAACTGCGGTTGTCGCAGAGCGCGCAGCGCGGCTTTGCCGGGCAGCGGAAAAGGCGGCCACCGGCGAGAAGCCCGGGTACATCTTCGGCACGGAGGTTCCGGTGCCGGGAGGCGCGACAGAAAGTCTGAACGGGCTTGAAGTGACCAGACTCAAGGATGCCGAAGAGACCTGGCGTATTCATCGGGAGGTCTTTCACGCACACGGCCTTGATGATGCATGGGAGCGTATGCTGGGCATGGTGGTGCAGCCAGGGGTCGAATTCAACCACGACAGCGTTGTGAATTATGACCGCGCCAAAGCGGTTACGCTGACCTCTCTACTTGACCGCGCCCATGGGCTGGTGTTCGAAGCGCACTCCACGGATTATCAGCGCCCCGATCTTTACCGTGCTCTTGTGGAGGATGGGTTTGCCATTCTGAAGGTCGGTCCGGCACTTACTTTTGCCATGCGCGAGGCGCTCTTTGCACTCGCTGCGATCGAAAAGGAGTTGGTGCCGCCGGAAGAATCGTCTCGATTGCCGGAGGTCATGGAAGAGGTGATGCTGGCTCATCCGAAGAACTGGTCGAGTCATTATCACGGCAATACAAAGGAGCAGAAGCTCCTGCGCCGTTACAGCTACAGTGATCGCATTCGTTATTACTGGAATGACCCGGATGCGGAGCGGGCGGTGGAGTTGCTGATGCGAAATCTTCGCGCCGTAACACTGCCGGAAACACTGCTGAGCGCCTATCTGCCGCTTGAGTACAGGGAAGTGCGACAGGGAGTTTTGCAGGCCGAGCCGGAAGCGATTGTCCTGCGACAGATTCGTCGGGCGCTAGAGCCCTATGCCGCTGCCTGCTTCGGTTGA
- a CDS encoding aldose epimerase, which produces MSQSLELRTEALQVIVAPAEGGRITSVISLDSGLEFLLQPHRPFWPLQPARHNIFLQGACAGIEECLPTVSACNLNGEQIPDHGDFWQMPWEILSVPTKTTLSLCAEGFSRPLRFRKDISLHDSSLSIAYCIKNIGEQATDFLYATHPLLAIDSDSWIVLPQEVSNLTLHSSLHDRLGAPGENVRWPAANPYSQRLDHLAHSIEKTADMLYTGRLNHGWCGLYRTLHRQGLVMRFDTSKLPYIGLWICQGGWPENENTPKQYAFAPEPTTAPCGSLRQAREKDLATPLMPGESFRFTIEFHLSRAGITREEFIRFASKHPTASTAPLISQQSGEL; this is translated from the coding sequence GTGTCACAATCTCTGGAGCTCAGAACAGAAGCACTCCAAGTCATCGTCGCACCCGCAGAGGGTGGTCGCATTACCTCAGTGATAAGCCTGGACTCGGGACTCGAATTTCTCCTGCAGCCGCATCGTCCCTTCTGGCCCCTGCAGCCGGCTCGGCACAATATCTTCCTGCAAGGAGCCTGCGCAGGCATCGAAGAATGTCTGCCTACCGTCAGTGCATGCAACCTGAACGGCGAGCAGATTCCCGACCACGGTGACTTCTGGCAGATGCCATGGGAAATCCTGTCAGTCCCCACGAAAACCACGCTTTCTCTTTGCGCGGAAGGCTTCAGCCGTCCGCTCAGGTTCCGCAAAGATATCTCTCTCCATGACTCAAGCCTGAGCATTGCCTACTGCATAAAAAACATCGGAGAACAAGCCACCGATTTCCTGTACGCTACGCACCCTCTGCTCGCAATCGATTCAGACAGTTGGATCGTTCTTCCGCAGGAAGTCTCCAACCTCACGCTGCACTCGTCGTTGCACGATCGCCTCGGCGCACCTGGCGAGAACGTCCGCTGGCCTGCAGCAAATCCATACTCCCAGCGTCTCGATCACTTGGCACATTCCATAGAAAAGACCGCCGACATGCTTTATACAGGCAGGCTCAACCACGGATGGTGCGGCCTCTATCGTACCCTGCACCGCCAGGGTCTTGTCATGCGCTTCGATACATCGAAGCTTCCTTACATCGGCCTATGGATCTGCCAAGGAGGCTGGCCAGAAAACGAAAACACGCCGAAGCAATACGCCTTCGCCCCCGAACCGACGACCGCACCCTGTGGATCACTGCGTCAGGCGCGTGAAAAGGATCTGGCTACACCGCTGATGCCGGGAGAATCCTTCCGCTTCACGATCGAATTCCATCTATCCCGGGCTGGTATCACCAGGGAAGAATTCATTCGCTTTGCATCAAAGCATCCCACCGCTTCCACTGCCCCACTTATCTCACAACAATCCGGAGAATTATGA
- a CDS encoding glycosyl hydrolase has protein sequence MLRHFRIACLLAIGSTFMVAGAQRPSSWQRFSNPTVEQLRKTWRTPPPEYGPEPYYGLNGPITIESVRHDLDTMVQLGFHAVTVQGGRNAELPYLSPEYFNFFKQFVEEAKRRNLRIWIVDDAGYPSGFAGGKISSDHPDLRMQALVAVSHSTISGGASFSQAVTPATVAVAAMRADGKSVQLPISDGHVSWTAPSGSGSWTVYIVEHQFRTSPTRSDTNPKAVKDTSQSLEDYLDPNATAEYLKITHEAYFKAVGDEFGKTILGFRGDEPDYSISGLPWTPALFDRFQKEKGYDPRPWLAALLQGKDIALTAEQLRAKADYYDVFAEMFRDGFFKPQADWCTAHGVEYQVHLNHEEMQLQLARSEGDFFRDMRYVQVPGIDAIWHQIWTDTVSDYPRLASSAAHVYGHPRVFTESFAAYRPLPDVPMARYILNEQFVRGINLVETMYYPSTTTSGKGGPIEFMRDPGYPALMHDASRMSYILSQGRPAAQVALLLPAESLWMGSAKTDDTFVSMERVLSEHQIDFDIVDEDAVGHLLKAEPGAFRSDSGNAYKTVIVPHAILLPQTVVERLRAFAKTGGHVLFIGAVPSFIAGRTDLQARSTKSEDFAWANIVPVDLAPTPTPPQFPPAAPPAPLETPAPLLQQLKASIPKQGVELAEPDPALRVEMRTIRNGQVILLFNEGSRTLDNRLLLNLKAQKVERWNPETGETETLQIDTLKPYSSLPLHLSAYATLLLVVQGKA, from the coding sequence ATGCTTCGTCATTTCCGCATTGCATGCCTGCTGGCCATAGGCAGCACTTTCATGGTTGCAGGCGCTCAGAGACCCTCCTCCTGGCAGCGATTCAGCAATCCGACAGTCGAGCAGCTGCGAAAAACATGGCGGACACCGCCGCCGGAATACGGCCCGGAGCCATACTATGGCTTGAACGGCCCCATCACCATCGAATCGGTGCGGCATGACCTCGACACGATGGTGCAGCTCGGCTTCCATGCCGTCACCGTGCAGGGGGGACGCAATGCGGAGCTGCCCTATCTCTCGCCCGAGTACTTCAACTTCTTCAAGCAGTTTGTAGAGGAAGCAAAGCGCCGCAACCTGCGCATCTGGATCGTCGACGATGCCGGATACCCAAGTGGATTTGCCGGCGGCAAAATCTCTTCCGATCACCCGGATCTCCGCATGCAGGCACTCGTCGCCGTATCGCACTCCACGATAAGTGGCGGAGCAAGCTTCAGCCAGGCAGTGACACCAGCAACGGTAGCCGTCGCAGCCATGCGCGCAGACGGCAAGAGCGTTCAGCTACCGATTTCCGACGGCCATGTAAGCTGGACCGCGCCATCGGGCAGCGGCAGTTGGACGGTCTACATCGTAGAGCACCAGTTCCGTACCTCACCAACCAGGTCCGACACCAATCCGAAAGCGGTCAAGGATACCTCGCAATCCCTCGAAGACTACCTTGATCCGAATGCAACTGCGGAATACCTGAAGATCACACACGAAGCGTATTTCAAAGCTGTCGGAGACGAGTTTGGCAAGACGATACTCGGCTTCCGCGGCGATGAGCCGGACTATTCGATCAGCGGACTACCCTGGACGCCAGCACTCTTCGACCGCTTTCAGAAAGAGAAAGGCTACGATCCGCGGCCATGGCTGGCAGCACTGCTGCAAGGCAAGGACATCGCACTGACAGCAGAACAACTGCGCGCGAAAGCAGACTACTACGATGTGTTCGCGGAGATGTTCCGTGATGGCTTCTTCAAGCCGCAGGCCGACTGGTGCACAGCCCACGGCGTCGAGTACCAGGTACACCTGAACCACGAAGAAATGCAGCTTCAGCTGGCTCGTAGCGAAGGCGACTTCTTTCGCGATATGCGCTATGTGCAGGTTCCAGGAATCGATGCCATCTGGCATCAGATATGGACAGATACCGTATCCGATTATCCCAGGCTTGCAAGCTCGGCTGCGCACGTCTATGGGCATCCCCGGGTATTCACTGAGAGCTTCGCCGCTTATCGTCCACTGCCGGATGTTCCGATGGCGCGCTACATCCTGAATGAGCAGTTCGTCCGCGGCATCAATCTAGTAGAAACGATGTACTACCCCTCGACCACGACTTCAGGCAAGGGCGGCCCCATAGAATTCATGCGCGATCCGGGCTATCCCGCGCTGATGCACGATGCAAGCCGCATGAGCTACATCCTCTCGCAAGGCAGACCCGCAGCTCAGGTCGCGCTGCTGCTGCCGGCTGAAAGCCTCTGGATGGGCAGTGCCAAAACCGATGACACCTTTGTCTCCATGGAACGGGTCTTATCCGAGCATCAGATCGACTTCGACATCGTCGACGAAGATGCGGTTGGGCATCTGCTGAAGGCAGAACCCGGAGCATTCCGAAGCGACAGTGGAAATGCATACAAGACCGTCATTGTCCCGCATGCCATATTGCTGCCCCAGACGGTGGTCGAGCGGCTTCGTGCCTTTGCCAAGACAGGAGGCCACGTCCTTTTCATCGGAGCAGTTCCCTCGTTCATTGCCGGCCGCACGGATCTGCAGGCTCGCTCAACCAAAAGCGAAGATTTCGCATGGGCCAACATCGTACCCGTAGATCTGGCGCCCACGCCGACACCGCCACAATTCCCGCCCGCCGCTCCTCCTGCCCCTCTTGAGACACCAGCGCCGCTCCTGCAGCAACTCAAAGCATCGATTCCGAAACAAGGAGTCGAACTTGCAGAACCAGACCCAGCACTGCGCGTGGAGATGCGAACGATTCGTAATGGCCAAGTCATCCTGCTGTTCAACGAAGGCAGCCGCACGCTGGATAATCGCCTGCTGTTGAATCTCAAAGCACAAAAAGTGGAGCGATGGAATCCAGAGACAGGAGAGACGGAAACTCTGCAGATCGATACCTTGAAGCCCTACTCCTCCTTGCCGCTGCACCTGTCGGCCTATGCCACCCTGCTGCTCGTCGTGCAAGGGAAAGCATGA
- a CDS encoding TonB-dependent receptor yields the protein MSQKRTLQFCWTLCLLLLGALGIVFPSSIKAQVDQGAVTGVVEDGTGAVVAKAAVTLTDLDTGLVLKTVTGDGGVYTFSPVKIGNYSISASAAGFSTTTQAGLQVNVQQRLNVNLALKPGSIDQSVTVSSAPPQLQTEEASVGQVMDAKEINNTPLNGRNWVYIAHLSAGVTPSVGARGTGTGDFSANGQNAEQNNFVLDGVDNNTAVVDYLNGSSFVVRPPPDALAEFKIQTGDYSAEFGHSAGAVINASLKSGTNQIHGTAWEYVRNDIFDARNYFDTSVAKYRENQFGATLGLPILKNKLFFFGDVEANRIVQGVNDGYFSVPTAKMRTGDFSELLNPTLSGASGAIYLYQLSSAGGQTSTGATPTNGTSNPYVQSCNGQVNVLCSSQINSLAQKVLNLYPLPNTGAEGQTYNNYTSLVNATNNTWQWDARVDWNISSKDQAFVRYSYLNQAGYQPPPLGVIVDGGSYTSDGNNRNLGENFALSETHVFTDKLVNEFRFGYNYGHFFYTGASSDSDVSSSLGLGGIPYETGFGGIPNIELDGVNSLTTMGQPAYYPSQEYQNSYQILDNLTQQVKNHSIKVGYSFQRIRFDALQPPYARGYYDYSGAYTGIPGVQDSGYGAADFLQDAQYSSSISNILNTDDLRWAHSAYVQDDWKATPRLTVNIGVRYDYQTPILERHDNQASLFPETLAAGAGTGTFAMPISKESTTIPSGFLSALSSSNLSLVYSKNRYLVDPRKDNFAPRIGVAYSLDDRTVVRAGYGLFYGGFQALGLGNNMSQNYPFSFTANYGGNTSCYQGNCPTDGFTLANGFSSQIAAGLLNSAGTSLLTPIGADKDPKTTYSQEYNLSVERSLSNQMTATLSYVGTDGRHLPTSYNVNSPMEIVPSTSSAQSVRPFTNFSGANFISYRASSNYNSLQAKLEKRYSSGLSFLATYTFAHGLDNDILVLESNNASWYRNPLLIPISMEYANSPMDVRHRVTFNGNYELPFGQGRRFYNHAGVVNQAVGGWSTSLTFQAQTGNPISIGPNITVASGLGTANAIRLSDPFASGGSSPASNSTTCATKTKTVAHWFNPCAFGSPLPASDLTAATSNLATVLSYAGGTRSQTFGPGLDRVNMSFFKNFTTWREQRLQFRADVFNLLNTPAFGTPSTTNGPTGGEITSTRSLQSYTPDARFFQFSAKYTF from the coding sequence ATGTCGCAGAAGAGAACGTTGCAGTTCTGTTGGACACTTTGTCTTCTCTTGCTTGGTGCATTGGGGATTGTGTTTCCGTCCTCGATAAAAGCGCAGGTTGATCAAGGGGCTGTCACAGGAGTCGTAGAAGATGGCACGGGAGCCGTTGTTGCAAAGGCGGCGGTAACACTTACAGATCTTGATACCGGGTTGGTATTGAAGACGGTGACAGGTGATGGCGGTGTATATACGTTCTCGCCTGTAAAGATCGGAAACTATAGCATCAGCGCCAGTGCCGCGGGTTTTTCTACGACGACGCAGGCTGGGCTGCAGGTGAACGTACAGCAGCGCCTAAACGTTAACCTGGCCCTCAAGCCGGGTTCGATCGATCAGTCCGTGACGGTGAGCAGCGCTCCGCCGCAACTGCAGACGGAAGAAGCATCCGTGGGACAGGTGATGGATGCAAAAGAGATCAATAACACTCCGCTGAATGGCCGCAACTGGGTCTATATCGCGCATCTGAGCGCAGGTGTTACGCCCTCGGTTGGCGCACGCGGCACGGGGACCGGCGACTTCTCCGCGAATGGACAGAATGCCGAGCAGAACAACTTTGTGCTGGACGGCGTGGATAACAATACGGCTGTTGTCGATTACCTGAACGGATCTTCTTTCGTTGTTCGTCCTCCGCCGGATGCGCTGGCCGAGTTCAAGATCCAGACCGGCGATTACAGTGCAGAGTTCGGGCACTCTGCCGGTGCGGTCATCAATGCCAGCCTGAAGTCAGGCACCAACCAGATTCACGGTACGGCATGGGAATATGTACGGAATGATATTTTCGACGCGCGCAATTATTTCGATACCTCGGTAGCCAAGTATCGCGAGAATCAGTTCGGGGCGACTCTGGGCCTGCCCATTCTTAAGAACAAGCTGTTTTTCTTCGGCGATGTGGAAGCGAATCGCATTGTGCAGGGCGTGAATGATGGGTATTTTTCTGTGCCCACGGCAAAGATGCGTACCGGAGACTTCAGCGAGCTGCTCAATCCCACGCTGAGTGGAGCCTCGGGAGCGATCTACCTCTATCAGCTTTCGAGTGCAGGCGGACAGACGAGCACGGGGGCTACGCCTACGAATGGAACCAGCAACCCCTATGTTCAGAGCTGCAACGGGCAGGTGAACGTGCTTTGCTCTTCGCAGATCAACAGCCTGGCGCAGAAGGTTCTGAACCTGTATCCGCTGCCGAATACCGGTGCCGAAGGGCAGACTTATAACAACTACACGTCGCTGGTGAATGCGACGAACAATACCTGGCAGTGGGACGCGCGCGTGGACTGGAATATCAGTTCGAAGGATCAGGCGTTTGTGCGCTACAGCTATCTGAATCAGGCCGGCTATCAGCCTCCTCCGCTGGGTGTGATCGTGGATGGCGGTTCGTATACGAGCGACGGCAACAATCGCAACCTGGGCGAGAATTTTGCGCTCAGCGAAACGCATGTTTTCACCGATAAGCTGGTGAACGAGTTCCGCTTCGGCTATAACTACGGCCACTTTTTCTATACTGGCGCGTCCAGCGATTCGGATGTTTCCTCCAGCCTCGGACTGGGCGGTATTCCTTACGAGACAGGCTTTGGCGGCATTCCGAACATCGAACTCGATGGTGTGAATTCGCTGACGACGATGGGGCAGCCTGCGTACTATCCTTCGCAGGAGTACCAGAATTCGTATCAGATTCTGGACAATCTGACGCAGCAGGTGAAGAACCACTCCATCAAGGTGGGCTATAGCTTTCAGCGTATCCGGTTCGATGCGTTGCAGCCGCCCTATGCTCGTGGTTATTACGACTATTCCGGTGCTTATACCGGGATTCCCGGAGTGCAGGACAGCGGATACGGTGCTGCGGACTTTCTGCAGGATGCGCAGTACAGCTCCAGCATCTCGAACATCCTGAATACCGACGATCTGCGCTGGGCGCACTCTGCCTATGTGCAGGATGACTGGAAGGCGACGCCGCGGCTTACAGTGAACATCGGCGTGCGTTATGACTATCAGACGCCGATCCTGGAGCGCCATGATAACCAGGCATCGCTCTTCCCGGAGACGCTTGCTGCCGGAGCGGGGACTGGCACCTTCGCCATGCCCATCAGCAAGGAAAGCACGACGATTCCGTCCGGCTTTCTTTCGGCTCTAAGTTCCAGCAACCTGTCGCTGGTGTATTCGAAGAACCGCTATCTCGTCGATCCGCGGAAGGATAACTTCGCTCCGCGCATTGGTGTGGCCTATAGCCTGGATGACCGCACCGTGGTGCGTGCCGGATACGGTCTCTTCTATGGTGGATTCCAGGCGCTGGGACTTGGGAACAATATGTCTCAGAATTACCCCTTCAGCTTTACCGCAAACTACGGCGGTAACACTTCCTGCTATCAGGGCAACTGCCCCACGGATGGCTTCACGCTTGCGAATGGCTTCAGCTCGCAGATCGCGGCGGGGCTGCTGAATTCCGCAGGCACGTCACTGCTGACTCCGATCGGTGCGGATAAGGACCCAAAGACGACTTATAGCCAGGAGTACAACCTGAGCGTGGAGCGTTCTCTGAGCAATCAGATGACGGCAACGCTCAGCTATGTCGGCACGGATGGACGCCATCTTCCGACTTCCTACAACGTGAATTCTCCGATGGAGATTGTACCTTCGACGAGCAGTGCGCAGTCGGTGCGGCCGTTCACAAACTTCTCCGGTGCGAACTTCATTAGCTATCGTGCATCGTCAAACTACAATTCGCTCCAGGCCAAGCTTGAAAAGCGTTATTCCTCCGGCCTGAGCTTCCTGGCTACTTATACCTTTGCGCATGGGCTCGACAATGACATTCTGGTGCTCGAGTCGAACAATGCGAGTTGGTATCGCAACCCGTTGCTGATTCCAATCAGCATGGAGTATGCGAACTCTCCGATGGATGTGCGTCACCGTGTTACCTTCAACGGAAACTATGAGCTTCCGTTTGGACAGGGACGCCGTTTCTATAACCATGCGGGTGTTGTGAACCAGGCCGTCGGCGGCTGGTCCACGAGCTTGACCTTCCAGGCTCAGACCGGCAATCCGATCAGCATCGGCCCGAACATCACGGTTGCATCGGGTCTGGGCACCGCAAATGCGATCCGCTTGAGCGATCCGTTTGCAAGCGGCGGCAGTTCGCCGGCTTCCAACTCCACGACTTGCGCGACGAAGACCAAGACCGTCGCACACTGGTTCAATCCATGTGCGTTTGGAAGTCCGCTTCCGGCGAGCGATCTTACTGCGGCTACATCGAATCTGGCCACGGTTCTCAGCTATGCCGGCGGAACCCGCAGCCAGACGTTTGGCCCGGGCCTGGATCGCGTGAATATGTCCTTCTTCAAGAACTTCACTACCTGGCGTGAGCAGCGGCTGCAGTTCCGGGCCGATGTTTTCAACCTGCTGAATACTCCCGCTTTCGGAACGCCGTCTACGACGAATGGACCAACAGGCGGCGAGATCACGAGTACCCGCAGCCTGCAGTCGTATACGCCAGATGCGAGGTTCTTTCAGTTCTCGGCGAAGTACACTTTTTAA
- a CDS encoding glycoside hydrolase family 35 protein — protein sequence MTDSARRPRGRWSCSALLTLSITTLPIHALFAQSTPHTFGVQQGHFALDGKPFRIISGEIHYARIPRAEWRARLKMAKAMGLNTITTYVFWNLHEPQPGSYDFSGQNDVAEFIREAQQEGLYVILRPGPYVCAEWEWGGYPSWLLRQKGIVVRSSDPKFITPVTSWMKRLGQELAPLQIGNSGPIIAVQVENEYGSFGDDHAYMEQIKSILQASGFTRAMLYTADGPEQLPHGALPELPAVINFGTGGAKEGFALLHTLRPDGPFMSGEYWAGWFDHWGEKHHVTDGDKEAAELAWMLNQGYSVSMYMFDGGTSFGWMNGANSTRGEYQPDTTSYDYDAPVSESGIPTDKFYKFRDVIAKATGITPLPVPAAPTLQTIPSFSLSSAASLWDNLPAPIHSAGLQSMEDLGQAYGYILYRTQAPADADGDLIIDGLHDYAQIYADGKLLGTLDRRLNQTRLHVTVKKGQRLDFLVENSGRVNFTPVLRGERKGILGSVTLASAPLQDWSIYPLPMLNPGEMTFRSNACDQSPCFYRGSFQTESTADTYLDTSNFTKGFVWINGHPLGRIWSIGPQHTLFTPGSWLKQGENEVIVLDLHGVSHPTMQGRDKPIFATAAPAK from the coding sequence ATGACTGACTCTGCCAGGAGACCTCGTGGACGCTGGTCGTGCAGTGCTCTATTAACACTGAGCATCACGACGCTCCCCATCCATGCACTTTTTGCTCAAAGCACACCCCACACATTCGGCGTCCAGCAGGGGCATTTTGCGCTGGATGGAAAACCCTTTCGCATCATCTCCGGAGAAATCCACTATGCCCGCATTCCTCGCGCAGAATGGCGGGCGCGCCTCAAAATGGCAAAGGCCATGGGGCTGAACACGATCACCACCTATGTCTTCTGGAACCTGCATGAGCCGCAGCCAGGCAGCTACGACTTCAGCGGGCAAAACGATGTTGCAGAGTTTATCCGCGAAGCGCAGCAGGAAGGCCTTTATGTGATCCTCCGTCCAGGCCCGTATGTATGTGCAGAGTGGGAGTGGGGCGGATATCCTTCGTGGCTGCTGCGGCAGAAAGGCATCGTCGTTCGCAGCTCTGATCCTAAGTTCATTACACCTGTAACTTCGTGGATGAAGCGGCTTGGACAGGAGCTGGCGCCGCTGCAGATCGGCAATAGCGGTCCGATCATCGCAGTACAGGTCGAGAATGAATACGGGTCCTTTGGGGACGATCACGCATACATGGAACAGATCAAGAGCATCCTCCAGGCCAGCGGTTTTACCAGGGCCATGCTCTATACCGCCGACGGCCCGGAGCAGCTTCCCCATGGCGCGCTCCCTGAGTTACCAGCCGTGATTAACTTCGGCACCGGAGGCGCAAAGGAAGGCTTTGCACTGCTCCATACCCTGCGCCCGGACGGCCCATTCATGAGCGGGGAATACTGGGCCGGATGGTTCGATCACTGGGGAGAAAAACATCACGTCACCGACGGCGACAAAGAAGCCGCGGAGTTGGCATGGATGCTCAATCAGGGCTACTCCGTAAGCATGTACATGTTTGACGGAGGCACAAGTTTCGGCTGGATGAACGGCGCCAACTCGACCAGAGGAGAGTATCAACCGGACACGACCAGCTACGATTACGACGCGCCGGTGAGCGAAAGCGGCATTCCTACGGATAAGTTCTATAAGTTTCGTGATGTGATTGCGAAGGCCACCGGTATAACTCCTCTGCCGGTTCCTGCAGCACCGACTCTACAGACGATTCCCAGCTTTTCGCTGTCCAGTGCGGCATCTCTCTGGGATAACCTTCCTGCGCCGATTCACTCTGCCGGATTGCAATCGATGGAAGACCTTGGCCAGGCCTACGGATACATTCTCTACCGCACACAGGCACCGGCCGATGCGGATGGAGACCTCATCATCGATGGGCTCCATGACTACGCGCAAATCTATGCCGACGGCAAACTACTCGGCACGCTTGACCGTCGGCTGAATCAGACCCGGCTGCATGTCACCGTGAAAAAAGGACAGCGTCTCGACTTCCTGGTCGAAAACAGCGGACGCGTAAATTTCACTCCTGTACTCCGCGGAGAACGAAAAGGTATTCTCGGCAGCGTAACGCTCGCCTCCGCTCCGCTGCAGGACTGGTCGATTTATCCGCTGCCGATGCTCAACCCCGGAGAGATGACCTTCCGCAGTAATGCATGTGATCAGTCTCCTTGCTTCTATCGTGGCTCATTTCAAACCGAATCCACCGCAGATACCTATCTGGACACCAGCAACTTCACAAAAGGATTTGTCTGGATCAACGGACACCCGCTCGGCCGCATCTGGAGCATCGGCCCTCAACACACGCTCTTTACTCCCGGATCGTGGTTAAAGCAGGGCGAGAACGAAGTGATCGTCCTCGATCTTCACGGCGTAAGCCATCCCACCATGCAGGGCCGAGATAAACCGATCTTCGCTACAGCGGCTCCCGCGAAATAA